DNA sequence from the Halorubrum sp. BOL3-1 genome:
CTCAAGCTCTTCGAGGTCCGCGGAGTCGAGCTTTCCGGCCTTGACTAGCGCACCAACCTCGCTAGGTGTCAACTGTCCACCTTCGCCCTCCTCTATCCTCTCGTAGAGTTGGTCGACATTGGGCTCGTATTCGATGTCGATATCCACGTCAACGCTGTTCGCTCTCCCAGACCACCGACCAGACGTATCGTAGTTGGCACCCAGATAGAGACCGCGCTCTAATATCTGTCCCATTCGACCGGTATCTTGGTCTATTCCGATGTACATGAATGCCAGTATCGATGAGAATGCAGTGTTGAGTTCCTCAGTATCGAACGCCTCCATGATTTTCTCCCACTCACTCTGCTCTAGCAGGAGCCAGAGCAGATTGAAGTCACGGATGCCCTCGATGGTCCGCTCTCGGATCGCTTGGCGGCGATTGAGTTCGGTCTGGTCGTGACTGTAGTCTTTCATCCCACAGAGGTACTCCCTGTCGGTCGGAGAGAGGATACCACGGGGACGGTCAACCGGATCTAAAAGCGACTCGCTGGAGAGGCCATCCTTCGCGTCTTCAACACCTGTGAACAGTTCTCGGTTGTTGTCCTGATCCTCATCACTCATACAAGTCGAAATCCTCCTAATAGGGAATTCTCTGTGTGCCGGAATAATTTTATCGGTGGCGGGCACTCCTCTAGATAAGCGTGGATAGCATCCGACTCAACTCACGGCCGGCGGTCACGAGTACGGTAGTCGGAGAGGAGCCACGCACGAGACTGGAAACAACCCGGTACTACGGTACGCAGCGCTCAGCGTTGAATCAGGCGATGTCGGCGACACCCCGCCAAGGAACCCGCCGACATCTGAAGCAAACTTACGACCGGACAGGCCAACCATGACGGCTAACCGTTGCCCGCTACCACCAAGTCGATTTTCGACTAACAAAGGTGTTTCGGGGCTATCGTCGAGAATCCCCCGATCGGTGGGCCTGTCCGTTCGTACTGACCGGGATCGCCCGGCACCGAACGGACTCAATGACCGAATCCCACGATAATACGGAGACAGTAGCACAGCACGATGAACAGACGTCAGTCGAAGAGCTGGTCCAGAGCCATCTCGATACGTTCTCGGAACTTGCCGACTCTGACCTACCGATCGCGGAAGACGCCGAGAAGGCTATCGCACTAACCGACGGAGGAGAAGACCAGTGAGTTGCTCACACGTCGAGCAGCTCGCGCCGGAGCCGAGGCGACTCGTCGAGGAGTTGCCGGAACTCCAACACTGCGCCGGCGAGTTCAGTGTCGGCCTGTGCGGCGGACTCGATGATTCGGTTGTCCTGCTCGTTGACAGCGTCCTCGGTCGTCCGGTCGGCGGGAGCGCCGCACCGCGGACAGAACTGGGCGGTCGGCTTGAGTGTCTCGCGACAGTTCCCGCAGGTCTTCGGCTTCGACGGCCCGGTGTCGTCGTCCGCTTCCTCGACGTATCCAGTCTTGACCCGGATCTTCTCGTTTCGTTGCCGGTCGGTCGTGTGGTCGTAGGCCTGGAGCATCCGTTTGTCGTTCCAGCCGGCGATGTGTTGGATCTCCTGGGGCTGGAATCCCTCCCGGGACAGGCGAGTGATTCCGGTGTGCCGGAAGTTGTGCGGGTTCACCGGCTTCTCGATGTCGGCCCGGTCGGCGCAGATCTTGAGCATACTGCGCAACGCGTCGGTGCTGAGAGCACACTCCTCCGGGTTGTCGTAATCGTAGTTTCGGAGGACCGGCCAGAGGGGCGATTCGTCCCGTGGGTCGGGATGGTTCTGGTTGAGCCAGGTACGGAGTTCGGCACTGCTCTGGAGGATCGGATATCGCTTGTCCGGCGCGCCCTTGTGACTGGATCCGTTCGGGTTCGGAGTGAAGTATGGACGTTTGGTGTTGAGGTCGTGGACGTCCTTGACTCGGAGTTGAAGAGCCAGGGACGCGCGAGCGCAACTGTCGACCAAGAACTCGATGAGCGCCGGATCCCGGTGGTTTTTCGTATGCTGTTTCAGCGCTTCGATGTCCTCGGGCTCAAGGATCTCGTCTTCGTTGACGCGACTGATGCTCTGGGAGGGCGTGTCGATCCCCTCGTAGAAGCCGAAGTCCTCGTAGTCGGGTTCGTCGTCGAGCCACTCGAAGAAGACCTTGATAGCCGCCTTGTATCCCCTCATGCCGCTGCCGTTGGGTTCGAGTCCGTATCCGTCCTGGTCCTTCGGCTTGGTGAGGGTCCGGATGAGGTCGCGGTAATCGGATCGATCCATCTCGACGAGGGGGACCGCAGCTCTGTCGGAGGCATTTCGAAGACTACTGAGGTCCCGATACAACGTATTGAGCGCGACGTCCTGGTTACCCTGTCTTTCCATACGAACGAAGTCGTGGATCGCTTTTCGGTCGGATCCGTCGATATCGCTCTCCTCAAGCAGCTCCCACTGCCGATCGAGCTTATTTTGTGTGTTGCTGGCGTCGTCGACGTTCATCGTATATTGCCTAACTCGGGCCATATATTAAGACGTTTTGGCTTAACAAGCGCCAGATGTCCGTAATTACTGACGGTGTACAGGGCCGAGTGCCCATCTCAGAAAGTGACCAGACCTTATTTTATCCAGAGGGTCGCATCTACGCTAATGCCAGATACCGCTCGCCCGTGGCTCCCTGAAGATACTGACGAGACATTTGATCCGCTTGAACACGCAGACATAGAACCCAGCCCAGAGACGCCACTAGTCGTTACCCCACGTGGCGGTGATCGGGAAGTGGGTCGGAGTTGCTATCAGATCGATACCCAACACGGTCGATATCTCGTTGACTGCGGGCTCAGTCAGGGCACCGGTGACAAGTTCCCTGATCTCCGGGGATTACAGCCGCAGTCAATTAATGCCGTGTTTCTTACGCACGCTCACGTTGACCACTGTGGTGGGCTTCCTGTTCTTGAAAACCGGAATCTTCTCGCAGACAATGCTCCTGTTGTCACTACCCCACCGACAGCTTCGATTGCGTCGCTCATGCTTGAGGATTCACTGAAGATTCATCGGCGTGAAACTGATGGGTCATCTGCTGTCCAGCAGTTTACTAGCCGCGATGTAGCCGAAGTGTGTGACCGCTTCCAGACGGTCGACTACGGTGGTGGTCGTATCGAGGGCGTTGCTCCGGTTTCGGATGTTGAACCAGCTGTTTTCCAATTAGGTAATGCCGCTCACCTGCTTGGATCTGCTTGGGTAGTGATTCAGACCAGCGGGTACCGCGTTTGCTTTTCAGGCGATCTCGGCGGGCGAGCGACACATCTTCCAGACATGAGCCCGCCACCGGAGTCAGATCTACTCATGCTGGAGTCAACCTACGGTAATACTCATAGCCACCCCTCTCTCAGCGGCGCTCGCACGGGCCTCTGGGAAGACATCGAACGAGCGGTCCAAACACGTGAACCGGTGCTGATCCCCACGTTCGCGATCGGTCGCGCTCAGACTATTCTACTGATCATCGCGGAGCGGTTTCACATGCTGTCTGCTGACCTTCGCGACCGCGTTGAGATTGTGCTTGATGGCATGGCGGTTGAGGGGACTGGCATCTACCACGAATACGTCGACGACACGAATTATTTCGCTGAGTCGTTAGTCAACCGTGTTGTCGAGAGCGGCGAGACTGAACCGTTCTTTGCGGAGTCGTTCACCATCCCTAAGACTGACCAAGACCGTCAAGAAATTCTCACACGCGCAGCACAGGATGGTACTGTTCCCGTAATAATCTCACCGTCAGGGATGCTGACTGGGGGAAACTCGCCTCGATACCTGGCGGAGTTTGCGGCTCGCTTTGGGAATTCATCAGTGTTCTTGACCGGGTATCAGGCCGCAAATACCACCGGCCGTACCCTTCAGTCGCAGTATCAGGCTGATCAAGAGACCGTTTCAGCCACGATTGACGCGACACCGTTCAGCACTGACTGGCCCGAAAGCAGTGACGTTCAGTGGGTTCACCCAGAGAATACAGGCGATTCAGAGCTGAAAACC
Encoded proteins:
- a CDS encoding site-specific integrase produces the protein MNVDDASNTQNKLDRQWELLEESDIDGSDRKAIHDFVRMERQGNQDVALNTLYRDLSSLRNASDRAAVPLVEMDRSDYRDLIRTLTKPKDQDGYGLEPNGSGMRGYKAAIKVFFEWLDDEPDYEDFGFYEGIDTPSQSISRVNEDEILEPEDIEALKQHTKNHRDPALIEFLVDSCARASLALQLRVKDVHDLNTKRPYFTPNPNGSSHKGAPDKRYPILQSSAELRTWLNQNHPDPRDESPLWPVLRNYDYDNPEECALSTDALRSMLKICADRADIEKPVNPHNFRHTGITRLSREGFQPQEIQHIAGWNDKRMLQAYDHTTDRQRNEKIRVKTGYVEEADDDTGPSKPKTCGNCRETLKPTAQFCPRCGAPADRTTEDAVNEQDNRIIESAAQADTELAGAVLEFRQLLDESPRLRRELLDV
- a CDS encoding MBL fold metallo-hydrolase, with the translated sequence MPDTARPWLPEDTDETFDPLEHADIEPSPETPLVVTPRGGDREVGRSCYQIDTQHGRYLVDCGLSQGTGDKFPDLRGLQPQSINAVFLTHAHVDHCGGLPVLENRNLLADNAPVVTTPPTASIASLMLEDSLKIHRRETDGSSAVQQFTSRDVAEVCDRFQTVDYGGGRIEGVAPVSDVEPAVFQLGNAAHLLGSAWVVIQTSGYRVCFSGDLGGRATHLPDMSPPPESDLLMLESTYGNTHSHPSLSGARTGLWEDIERAVQTREPVLIPTFAIGRAQTILLIIAERFHMLSADLRDRVEIVLDGMAVEGTGIYHEYVDDTNYFAESLVNRVVESGETEPFFAESFTIPKTDQDRQEILTRAAQDGTVPVIISPSGMLTGGNSPRYLAEFAARFGNSSVFLTGYQAANTTGRTLQSQYQADQETVSATIDATPFSTDWPESSDVQWVHPENTGDSELKTRISFSADWISLVEGLSGHAAQSGLLSFARTAAPDTIGLIHGPDYAQERLGPHLAENVASVDQVTRSRRMTPIAVGTETNVDMAAISPEEIDNTGYTELEDQIDHLYDLLSKLNEEVASARNEAGLSEAEIREVVQDEMETKE